In Kitasatospora gansuensis, a genomic segment contains:
- a CDS encoding immunity 49 family protein, which produces MIEVLAGILAEELAEEPLTAWDLHGAVGTALTLARKRGLLDPEAEEIDTWNAYVGAMQASSAVFAAVVAEGPVECRLGRRGVREIPAVGPQYFTDAGSWVDAFWLSVICREPQRLDLLSTVPISVLRDSGAQFDEYIYAWAGALQAYRRKAPELMELLLAAIEGTDPDVARVADREVLLKLLYPPIAALNQLVQRDGEKFNAALARGLELHREYWTADEDRVEDSNGFVSLPLLAIACLAHDSGLPVEVQSDYLPKHLLLRSWVGEYDT; this is translated from the coding sequence GTGATCGAGGTACTCGCCGGCATCCTGGCCGAGGAGTTGGCCGAGGAGCCGCTGACGGCCTGGGACCTGCACGGTGCGGTGGGCACGGCTCTGACGCTGGCTCGGAAGCGGGGGTTGCTCGACCCGGAGGCGGAAGAGATCGACACCTGGAACGCCTATGTCGGTGCGATGCAGGCGAGTTCGGCCGTCTTCGCGGCTGTCGTGGCCGAGGGACCGGTCGAGTGCCGGCTCGGTCGGCGCGGGGTCCGGGAGATTCCGGCGGTCGGGCCGCAGTACTTCACCGATGCCGGGTCGTGGGTCGATGCGTTCTGGCTGTCCGTCATCTGCCGGGAGCCGCAGCGGCTGGATCTGCTGAGCACGGTGCCGATCTCGGTGTTGCGTGACTCCGGGGCGCAGTTCGACGAGTACATCTATGCGTGGGCGGGGGCACTTCAGGCGTACCGGCGTAAGGCGCCGGAGCTGATGGAACTGCTGCTGGCGGCGATCGAGGGTACGGACCCCGACGTCGCGCGGGTGGCCGATCGTGAGGTGCTGCTCAAGCTGCTGTATCCGCCGATCGCCGCGCTCAACCAGCTGGTGCAGCGGGACGGGGAGAAGTTCAACGCGGCGCTGGCTCGTGGGCTGGAACTGCACCGGGAGTACTGGACGGCGGACGAGGACCGGGTGGAGGACTCCAACGGGTTCGTCTCGCTGCCCTTGTTGGCGATCGCCTGCCTGGCGCACGATTCCGGGCTGCCGGTCGAGGTGCAGTCTGACTACCTGCCGAAGCACCTGCTGCTGCGTAGTTGGGTCGGGGAGTAT